One Carassius gibelio isolate Cgi1373 ecotype wild population from Czech Republic chromosome A7, carGib1.2-hapl.c, whole genome shotgun sequence DNA window includes the following coding sequences:
- the LOC128016292 gene encoding putative nuclease HARBI1, whose amino-acid sequence MSSAGRLGYPLKHWLLTPYRRPQGEQQLNYNRAHKVTRAVVERGIEQLKSRFHVLHGEIRHSPERACRIIMACGILHNICKARNLPLLDDDDNDDDDENEDHGDDDSDHDYDENDDNTTEHTLQSISGRASFMDCFANSHFGDSM is encoded by the exons ATGTCATCTGCTGGGAGACTCGGTTACCCTTTAAAACACTGGCTTCTCACCCCTTACAGAAGACCTCAAGGAGAACAGCAGCTCAATTATAACAG AGCACACAAAGTAACACGAGCCGTGGTGGAGAGAGGAATTGAACAGCTGAAGAGCAGATTCCATGTCCTTCATGGAGAGATTCGACATTCACCTGAGCGTGCTTGTCGCATTATTATGGCTTGTGGCATTTTGCACAATATTTGCAAAGCTCGTAACCTCCCATTgcttgatgatgatgataatgatgatgacgatgaaaaTGAGGACCATGGTGATGATGACAGTGATCATGATTATGATGAGAATGATGACAATACCACCGAACACACATTACAAAGCATTTCGGGGAGAGCATCATTCATGGACTGCTTTGCTAACTCACATTTTGG GGACTCAATGTGA